One Acidaminococcales bacterium genomic window carries:
- the grpE gene encoding nucleotide exchange factor GrpE yields the protein MDEENKSPETIAPAMEDIAPAAEDIAPAAEEDATTTLESAEKENVLELSPVSAEGNVAAEKDSGLARIEEKLCAIADGQQNILDNFADKLKYDAHKEKTIDLLHRELQEYKRGLLKNLLKPMALDLITLIDRNEKFLSLCKNTENLETEKLLNIITGYSDDLGDVLYRQGIEPFAEEGDFNPARQKILKVIDTDQAEKDKKIADIAGKGYVWEGQVLRQEIVNVYRYKNSNTESEATEVK from the coding sequence ATGGACGAAGAAAATAAGTCGCCGGAAACTATTGCTCCCGCAATGGAAGATATTGCTCCCGCAGCGGAAGATATTGCTCCCGCAGCGGAAGAGGATGCCACGACAACACTTGAAAGCGCGGAAAAAGAAAACGTCTTGGAGCTTTCGCCTGTGTCGGCGGAAGGGAACGTTGCGGCAGAAAAAGACAGCGGGCTTGCCCGGATAGAGGAAAAACTTTGCGCTATAGCCGATGGGCAGCAAAACATCTTGGACAATTTCGCGGACAAATTAAAGTACGATGCCCACAAAGAAAAAACTATCGATCTTCTGCATCGCGAACTCCAGGAGTACAAACGCGGCTTGCTCAAAAATCTGCTGAAACCAATGGCGCTTGATTTAATAACCCTTATAGACCGCAATGAAAAATTCCTATCCCTTTGCAAAAATACGGAAAACCTGGAAACGGAAAAACTTCTGAATATAATAACCGGCTATTCCGATGATTTGGGCGATGTGTTGTACCGGCAGGGCATAGAGCCTTTTGCCGAGGAAGGCGATTTTAACCCGGCACGGCAAAAAATTTTAAAGGTCATTGACACCGACCAAGCGGAAAAAGACAAAAAAATAGCCGATATCGCCGGCAAAGGCTATGTATGGGAGGGGCAGGTTCTGCGGCAGGAAATAGTTAATGTTTATAGATATAAAAATTCAAATACGGAAAGTGAGGCAACAGAAGTAAAATGA
- a CDS encoding Hsp70 family protein, whose product MSDAKKIYGIDLGTTYSCIACLDTHGKPVVLKNSEGDLTTPSVVFFDEGDNVVIGKTAKENSKMYPDAVVSFVKRSMGDPNYLFGYQGKTYRAEEISAYILKKLVADAEQEAGEKITDVVITCPAYFGINEKEATAKAGEIAGLKVHSILAEPTAAAIAWGKANDENKVVLVYDLGGGTFDITMIEVSNKKIEVIVTGGDHNLGGKDWDDALIGYFADQYRQQSGKQDNILAELDTYQELQNLAENSKKTLSAREKCPASFIGGGAKIKTELTREKFNEITADLLERTISLTRDMLAEAAKKGFKKFDEILLVGGSTKMPQVGERLKKEFSVPINSFDPDEAVAKGAAIFGNDLMVNGELKKAIAEATGKKAEDIKDVSQVDAAVMEKAAQKVAGNLGFSVDAVKGAGKTITNVISKSFGTDVYDNKGNKSVCNLILKNTSLPCEASDEFCTSVNNQKTVLVEILENEIGEKNVPWDENLNILIGQAVLDIPPNMPAGSPLRVTFKLSEDGRLDMEAVELSQNGKIHLTIQTSSVINAEELAEAKLRSCNMKVS is encoded by the coding sequence ATGAGCGACGCAAAAAAAATCTATGGGATTGACCTTGGTACTACCTATTCCTGTATCGCCTGTCTGGACACGCACGGCAAACCTGTCGTGCTGAAGAACTCCGAAGGCGACCTGACCACCCCATCGGTAGTCTTTTTTGACGAGGGAGACAATGTGGTCATTGGCAAAACCGCCAAAGAAAACTCCAAAATGTATCCTGACGCCGTGGTGTCTTTTGTCAAGCGCTCCATGGGCGACCCGAACTATCTTTTCGGCTATCAGGGCAAAACCTACCGCGCCGAGGAAATATCGGCCTATATCCTGAAAAAATTGGTGGCGGACGCCGAGCAGGAAGCCGGCGAGAAAATAACGGACGTAGTAATTACCTGCCCGGCTTATTTCGGCATTAACGAGAAAGAAGCGACGGCCAAGGCCGGGGAGATCGCCGGCCTTAAAGTCCATAGCATCCTCGCCGAGCCGACCGCTGCGGCTATCGCCTGGGGCAAAGCCAACGACGAGAACAAAGTTGTCTTGGTCTATGACCTGGGCGGCGGAACCTTCGACATTACCATGATAGAGGTCAGCAATAAGAAAATAGAAGTCATCGTTACCGGCGGCGACCACAACCTCGGCGGCAAGGACTGGGACGACGCCCTGATCGGTTACTTCGCCGACCAGTACCGGCAGCAGTCCGGCAAGCAGGACAACATACTCGCCGAACTGGACACTTATCAGGAACTGCAAAACTTGGCGGAGAACAGCAAAAAGACCCTTTCCGCCCGTGAAAAGTGCCCGGCGTCCTTTATCGGCGGCGGGGCGAAGATAAAAACGGAGCTTACCAGGGAAAAATTCAACGAAATTACCGCAGACCTGTTGGAACGCACCATAAGCCTTACCCGGGACATGCTGGCGGAAGCGGCCAAAAAAGGGTTTAAGAAGTTTGACGAAATACTGCTGGTGGGAGGCTCCACCAAAATGCCGCAGGTCGGCGAACGGCTGAAAAAAGAGTTTTCCGTGCCGATCAATTCTTTTGACCCGGACGAAGCCGTGGCCAAAGGTGCCGCCATTTTCGGCAACGACCTGATGGTCAACGGGGAACTGAAAAAAGCCATCGCGGAGGCCACCGGGAAAAAGGCCGAGGACATCAAAGACGTTAGCCAAGTGGACGCAGCGGTAATGGAAAAGGCCGCCCAGAAAGTGGCCGGCAATTTGGGCTTTTCCGTCGACGCGGTAAAAGGCGCGGGCAAAACCATCACCAATGTCATCAGCAAGAGCTTTGGTACTGACGTTTATGATAATAAAGGGAATAAATCAGTCTGCAATCTCATATTGAAAAATACCAGTCTTCCTTGCGAAGCGTCTGATGAATTTTGCACATCGGTAAACAATCAGAAAACCGTCCTAGTGGAAATTCTGGAAAATGAAATAGGTGAAAAGAATGTGCCTTGGGATGAAAACTTGAACATACTGATTGGTCAAGCTGTACTGGATATACCTCCAAACATGCCGGCCGGCTCACCCTTGAGAGTAACCTTCAAGCTCAGCGAGGATGGCCGCTTGGATATGGAGGCCGTAGAACTGTCTCAAAACGGTAAGATCCATCTCACCATCCAAACTTCTTCCGTCATAAACGCCGAGGAACTGGCAGAAGCCAAGTTGCGAAGCTGTAATATGAAGGTCAGCTGA